From a region of the Odoribacter splanchnicus DSM 20712 genome:
- a CDS encoding bifunctional metallophosphatase/5'-nucleotidase, which yields MKRLFFILWCICSVVCFFISCTRKPDKATLTIYCTTDVHGSLFDFDLKQNRPTLYSLAGVAGYLSEERKAGDREYILLDGGDILQGQPSNYYFNYIDTLQTNITAQVLNDLGYDAAAVGNHDIEAGHPVYDKVAGEFHFPWLAANAIDTRTGAPYFKPYTVLHRKGLKIAVLGMITPGIPKWLPQHLWDGIEFEDMIGTARKWVPLIQEKEHPDLLIGLFHAGYNYNYAGENKDTPRNENATMLVARQVEGFDIIVSGHDHQEKVEEITNDAGHKVLIVDARSHARALGKITVSLTRHAGHYDKTYTAELIDPAKAPRDTAYLRKFTPALNQVKAYIDTPIGEFTETLSGREGLFGPSAFTDFIHNAQLRETRADVSFSTVLQMDAKIAQGEITIRDMFNLYKYENGLYLMKFTGQEIDRYLEYAYQLQYNTMTSAQDHLLNFKKDEQGNIVRNPKGHYVLAADYFNYSCAAGIKYTVDVSRQPGNRVEIHSLSDGRPFHADSTYTVAINSYRGNGGGGHLTQGVGWTKADINQRILKIWDKDVRYYITEYIKEKKVLTPRCRNDWKVIPEAWFQAGKKRDYKIIYESH from the coding sequence ATGAAACGTTTATTTTTCATTCTGTGGTGTATCTGTTCGGTCGTCTGTTTTTTTATTTCTTGTACCCGGAAGCCGGACAAAGCGACACTCACCATTTACTGTACTACCGACGTACACGGTAGTCTTTTTGACTTCGATTTAAAGCAAAACCGCCCTACTTTATACAGTCTGGCCGGGGTAGCCGGTTATCTCTCGGAAGAGCGTAAAGCGGGTGACAGGGAGTATATTCTATTAGACGGGGGTGATATCCTTCAAGGACAGCCTTCCAACTATTATTTCAATTATATCGATACCCTTCAGACCAATATTACCGCCCAGGTCCTGAACGATTTGGGTTACGATGCCGCTGCCGTAGGCAATCACGATATCGAGGCAGGCCATCCGGTCTATGATAAAGTGGCCGGAGAATTTCACTTTCCCTGGCTAGCAGCGAATGCAATAGATACCCGAACCGGAGCACCTTACTTCAAACCTTACACCGTACTCCACCGCAAAGGACTCAAAATAGCCGTTTTAGGAATGATCACCCCGGGTATTCCCAAATGGCTTCCCCAGCATTTGTGGGACGGTATCGAATTCGAAGATATGATCGGGACGGCCCGGAAATGGGTACCTCTGATTCAGGAAAAAGAACACCCCGACCTGCTGATCGGCCTGTTTCATGCCGGTTACAATTACAACTATGCCGGTGAAAACAAAGACACTCCCCGCAATGAAAATGCCACCATGTTAGTGGCCCGGCAAGTAGAGGGTTTCGATATCATCGTCTCGGGCCATGATCATCAGGAAAAGGTAGAAGAAATCACAAACGACGCAGGACATAAAGTGTTGATCGTGGATGCCCGTTCGCATGCCCGGGCTTTAGGCAAGATCACCGTCAGCCTGACCCGGCACGCCGGACATTACGACAAGACCTATACCGCCGAATTGATCGATCCGGCGAAAGCCCCACGGGATACGGCTTATCTCCGGAAATTCACACCGGCCCTGAATCAGGTGAAAGCCTATATCGACACTCCCATCGGCGAATTTACCGAAACATTATCGGGGCGGGAAGGCCTGTTCGGTCCTTCGGCTTTTACCGACTTCATACATAATGCCCAACTCCGGGAAACCCGGGCAGACGTTTCGTTCAGTACTGTCCTGCAAATGGACGCTAAAATCGCCCAAGGCGAGATTACCATCCGGGACATGTTCAATCTCTATAAATACGAAAACGGACTTTACCTGATGAAATTCACCGGACAGGAAATCGACCGCTACCTGGAATATGCTTATCAACTGCAATATAACACCATGACTTCTGCCCAAGATCATTTGTTGAATTTCAAAAAGGATGAACAGGGAAATATCGTTCGCAACCCCAAAGGTCACTATGTATTAGCCGCCGACTATTTCAACTATTCATGTGCAGCCGGAATCAAATACACAGTAGACGTCAGCCGGCAACCCGGCAACCGGGTAGAAATCCATTCCCTGAGCGACGGCCGCCCTTTCCATGCCGACAGCACTTACACCGTTGCAATCAATTCCTACCGGGGAAACGGAGGAGGCGGGCATCTTACCCAAGGAGTAGGATGGACAAAAGCGGATATCAATCAACGGATACTAAAAATCTGGGACAAAGATGTGCGTTACTATATCACGGAATACATTAAAGAAAAGAAAGTATTGACTCCGCGTTGCCGCAACGATTGGAAAGTCATTCCGGAGGCCTGGTTTCAGGCAGGCAAAAAACGGGATTATAAAATCATATACGAAAGCCATTGA
- a CDS encoding S66 peptidase family protein, translated as MFRPPYLQSGDKVALVSPAGIIDPLSIHDAVEVLRSWELNPIVGPNAAATYGYFAGRDEQRLQDMQWALDDEDIRAIFCTRGGYGSLRIVEQLDYSIFQGSPKWLIGFSDITVFHSKLNTLGIESMHAPMPKSFRSTNPAALLRLKEFLFGKISSYRLPPHPFNREGIVQAELTGGNLTLLHCLRSSVLECKHQSSILFMEDVGENLYSIDRMLQSLKLTDKFSKLQGLIVGDFTEMKGLNFGKDAYEIIQEVFADYAYPICFGFPAGHAENNFPLIIGSTIEMEISATGTTIHFQND; from the coding sequence ATGTTCAGACCACCATATCTTCAATCCGGCGATAAAGTCGCCCTGGTTTCTCCGGCAGGTATCATCGATCCGCTATCGATACATGATGCGGTAGAAGTGTTACGTTCCTGGGAACTGAATCCTATCGTAGGCCCGAACGCGGCAGCTACCTACGGCTATTTTGCAGGCCGGGACGAACAACGCCTGCAGGATATGCAATGGGCGCTCGATGACGAAGACATCCGGGCCATATTTTGTACCCGTGGCGGATATGGCAGTTTACGCATTGTCGAACAACTGGATTATTCTATTTTTCAAGGTTCCCCGAAATGGCTTATCGGATTCAGCGATATTACCGTTTTCCATTCGAAGCTCAACACGCTGGGCATTGAAAGCATGCACGCCCCTATGCCTAAAAGTTTTCGCTCAACAAATCCGGCAGCCTTATTACGACTGAAAGAATTTTTATTCGGGAAAATATCTTCTTACCGGCTTCCTCCCCATCCGTTCAACCGAGAAGGGATCGTACAGGCCGAACTGACGGGTGGAAATCTGACTCTTTTACATTGTCTGCGTTCTTCGGTATTGGAATGTAAACACCAAAGTTCTATTCTATTTATGGAAGATGTAGGGGAAAATCTATATTCGATCGACCGCATGCTACAAAGCCTGAAGCTAACGGATAAGTTTTCAAAACTTCAGGGACTTATTGTCGGAGACTTTACAGAAATGAAAGGGCTCAATTTCGGGAAAGATGCTTATGAAATCATACAAGAAGTATTCGCCGACTATGCCTATCCGATCTGTTTCGGTTTTCCGGCCGGACATGCAGAGAACAATTTTCCTCTGATCATCGGTTCGACGATCGAAATGGAGATCAGTGCTACCGGAACTACCATCCATTTTCAAAATGATTAA
- a CDS encoding TonB-dependent receptor has translation MKSLFTKALLLMLSLCLMSFMTVAQGTIKGKIVDSQTKEPLVGATVMLEGTSEGVAADLDGSFTLKTGQTGKQTLTFRCVGYKELKKEVTLGKELNLGTIALETESIGLGDVTVTASVAVSRKTPVAVAVIDPVAIENKLSTQEFPEILKSTPSIYATKQGGGFGDSRVNVRGFESENVAVMVNGVPMNEMESGKIYWSNWAGLSDVTRSMQVQRGLGAAKVAAPSVGGSINIVTNTTDVKAGGGISYAVGNDGFNKIAFNVSTGLRNGWAISILGAKSWGNGYVQGTEFEAYSYFGNVSKQINDKHMISLTVLGAPQWHNQRNDNLLISEWQKHANKYKFNAVYGFGLNGQRKVAGYNKFHKPQISLNHYWTINEKSSLSTALYVSIGRGGGYRGQGNSTYKNSWYATALDGTLNTQFRAADGTFDYAAIYDLNMKSENGSQMAMSNNINNHEWYGLLSTYTTQLGQYFNVYGGLDLRYYKGTHKAVLVDLYGGDYYVDSESRKNVKAENNALAQDANWKNEKLKVGDVVYRNYDGFVTQEGVFGQVEFNRNALATFIAGSVSNTMYWRYDRFYYDKAHAKSGKADFWSGTVKGGANYNLDEHNNVFANIGFISKAPFFEYAVFLNKENSNELNKDAVNEKIFSVELGYGFRSPVFTANLNLYRTAWMDKSMGASVTFQDSDERGRINMTGVDALHQGVELEVMVKPVRNLELTGMLSLADWRWNSRATGYLYNDQGIPLTKDGVVTTEKSKEHAKVDVDLKDVKVGNSAQTTFAFGANYQVLKGLRLGADYTHWARNYAKFKLQGSDLSKELGKTMKYDTPWKIPSAGSMDVNMSYRFPLGKVWGIISANVNNVLDQEYISDAEDGTTHDWTTAQVYYGFGRTYSVRFKITF, from the coding sequence ATGAAAAGTTTATTTACTAAGGCTTTATTACTTATGCTCTCTTTGTGCCTCATGTCGTTTATGACGGTGGCTCAAGGGACGATTAAAGGAAAAATTGTTGATTCTCAAACGAAAGAACCTTTGGTTGGGGCGACAGTGATGCTGGAGGGTACTTCGGAAGGCGTAGCTGCCGATCTGGATGGTAGTTTTACCTTGAAGACCGGTCAGACGGGCAAACAAACCTTAACTTTCCGTTGTGTCGGTTACAAAGAATTGAAAAAAGAGGTGACTTTGGGAAAAGAACTGAATTTAGGAACCATTGCTTTGGAAACCGAATCCATCGGTTTAGGTGACGTGACGGTTACTGCTTCGGTAGCTGTTAGCCGGAAGACTCCTGTGGCTGTAGCTGTGATCGATCCGGTAGCCATAGAAAATAAACTCTCCACTCAGGAGTTTCCTGAAATTTTAAAATCTACACCTAGTATATATGCTACGAAACAAGGCGGAGGATTCGGTGATTCCCGGGTAAATGTACGTGGCTTCGAAAGTGAAAATGTGGCCGTTATGGTCAATGGAGTGCCGATGAACGAAATGGAAAGTGGTAAAATCTACTGGTCGAATTGGGCCGGACTTTCGGATGTTACCCGTTCGATGCAGGTACAACGCGGACTCGGTGCGGCTAAGGTGGCTGCCCCTTCGGTAGGAGGTTCTATCAATATCGTGACCAATACGACCGACGTCAAAGCCGGAGGAGGTATCTCTTACGCTGTGGGAAACGACGGATTTAATAAGATCGCATTCAATGTTTCTACCGGTTTGCGTAACGGGTGGGCGATTTCGATATTAGGTGCTAAGAGCTGGGGAAACGGTTATGTACAAGGGACCGAGTTCGAAGCGTACAGTTATTTCGGAAATGTATCCAAGCAGATCAATGACAAACACATGATCTCGCTGACCGTATTGGGGGCTCCCCAATGGCATAATCAGCGAAATGACAATCTGTTGATTTCAGAATGGCAGAAACATGCCAATAAATATAAATTCAATGCTGTTTATGGATTCGGACTGAACGGACAGCGGAAAGTAGCCGGATATAATAAATTCCATAAACCTCAGATTTCTTTGAACCATTACTGGACGATCAATGAAAAATCCAGTTTGTCGACAGCCTTATATGTGTCTATCGGTCGGGGAGGCGGTTATCGCGGACAAGGAAACAGTACTTATAAAAACAGCTGGTATGCTACGGCTTTGGACGGAACGTTGAATACGCAATTCCGGGCTGCTGACGGGACATTCGATTATGCAGCCATTTATGATTTGAATATGAAGAGCGAGAACGGTTCGCAGATGGCGATGTCCAATAATATCAACAACCATGAATGGTACGGTTTGTTATCGACTTACACCACTCAGCTCGGTCAGTATTTTAATGTATACGGCGGTCTCGACCTGCGGTATTATAAAGGAACCCACAAAGCTGTCCTGGTGGATCTTTATGGAGGAGATTATTATGTCGATTCGGAAAGCCGTAAAAATGTAAAAGCTGAAAATAATGCGTTGGCACAAGATGCGAACTGGAAGAATGAGAAGTTGAAAGTCGGTGATGTCGTATACCGGAACTACGATGGTTTTGTTACGCAGGAAGGAGTATTCGGACAAGTAGAATTCAACCGGAATGCCCTGGCTACATTTATTGCCGGTTCGGTATCCAATACGATGTATTGGCGTTATGACCGTTTCTATTACGACAAAGCACATGCAAAATCAGGTAAAGCCGATTTCTGGAGTGGGACGGTCAAAGGAGGTGCCAATTATAATCTGGATGAACACAACAATGTATTTGCCAATATCGGTTTTATTTCAAAAGCTCCTTTCTTCGAATATGCCGTGTTCCTGAATAAGGAAAATAGCAACGAGCTGAATAAGGATGCTGTGAATGAAAAGATCTTCTCTGTAGAATTGGGATATGGTTTCCGTTCTCCGGTATTCACCGCTAACCTGAACCTCTATCGTACGGCCTGGATGGATAAGAGTATGGGAGCCAGTGTCACTTTCCAGGATTCTGACGAACGGGGACGGATCAATATGACGGGGGTAGACGCTTTACATCAGGGAGTAGAGCTCGAGGTAATGGTGAAACCTGTGCGTAATCTGGAGCTGACAGGTATGCTGTCATTAGCCGATTGGCGCTGGAATAGCAGGGCTACCGGTTATCTATATAATGACCAGGGAATACCTTTGACCAAAGATGGGGTAGTGACGACAGAAAAGAGTAAAGAACATGCGAAAGTGGATGTCGATTTGAAAGATGTGAAAGTCGGCAACTCGGCACAGACGACTTTTGCTTTCGGAGCCAATTATCAGGTGTTGAAAGGTTTGAGATTGGGAGCCGATTATACCCATTGGGCTCGTAATTATGCCAAATTCAAGCTGCAGGGAAGTGATTTATCCAAGGAATTGGGTAAAACGATGAAATATGATACTCCTTGGAAAATTCCGTCTGCCGGAAGTATGGATGTGAATATGAGTTACCGTTTCCCGCTCGGAAAAGTTTGGGGAATCATTTCGGCTAATGTAAATAACGTATTGGATCAGGAATATATTTCCGACGCAGAGGACGGTACGACACACGATTGGACGACAGCACAGGTATATTATGGATTTGGCCGTACTTATTCCGTACGTTTCAAAATAACTTTTTAA
- the metG gene encoding methionine--tRNA ligase encodes MAKFKRNLITTALPYANGPVHIGHLAGVYVPADIYVRYLRQKGEEVVFIGGSDEHGVPITIKAQKEGVTPQDIVDRYHQIIKDSFEEFGISFDIYSRTSSKTHHELSSAFFKKLYDEGKFIEKTSMQFYDEKAGQFLADRYIVGKCPHCGNERAYGDQCEACGTSLNATDLIDPVSAVTGNKPELKETKHWYLPLDRYEDWLKEWILEDHKEWKSNVYGQCKSWLDNGLQPRAVTRDLDWGVPVPLDEAKGKVLYVWFDAPIGYISATKDLTPEWEKYWKDPETRMIHFIGKDNIVFHCIIFPAMLKAEGSYILPDNVPANEFLNLEGDKISTSRNWAVWLHEYLRDFEGKQDVLRYVLTANAPETKDNDFTWKDFQARNNSELVAIYGNFINRALVLTQKYFGGIVPERGELADYDKEVLAEIPEIISRVEKNLDNFHFREGLKECMNLARLGNKYLADTEPWKLIKTDEARVKTILNICLQIAGDLSTLTEPFIPFSASKLRDFLNIAPIAWNRMGDEVVPAGHRLNEPGLLFEKIEDEQIQRQIDKLLATKKANEMANAQVKPVKENISFDDFAKLDIRAGKIIAAEKVAKTKKLMKLTIDTGIDTRTVVSGIAEYYTPEEVIGQQVSILVNLEPKALKGIESQGMILMAENADGSLAFVRPDKEVKNGSEIR; translated from the coding sequence ATGGCTAAGTTCAAAAGGAATCTGATCACGACGGCATTACCTTATGCTAACGGGCCTGTGCATATCGGTCATCTGGCCGGTGTTTATGTTCCGGCCGATATTTATGTGCGCTATCTGCGGCAAAAAGGAGAAGAAGTAGTATTTATCGGTGGTTCGGATGAGCATGGAGTGCCCATTACCATCAAGGCTCAAAAAGAGGGAGTGACTCCTCAGGATATTGTTGACCGTTATCATCAAATCATCAAAGATTCTTTCGAAGAGTTCGGTATCTCTTTCGATATCTATTCCCGCACAAGTTCGAAAACACATCATGAATTGTCTTCGGCTTTCTTTAAGAAGTTATATGACGAAGGAAAATTCATCGAGAAAACTTCTATGCAGTTCTATGATGAGAAAGCCGGACAGTTTTTGGCCGACCGCTATATTGTAGGGAAATGTCCTCATTGTGGGAATGAACGGGCTTATGGCGATCAGTGCGAGGCTTGTGGTACCAGCCTGAATGCTACCGATCTGATCGATCCTGTATCGGCGGTTACCGGTAACAAACCGGAACTTAAAGAGACGAAACACTGGTATTTACCTTTGGATCGCTATGAGGATTGGTTGAAAGAATGGATTTTGGAAGACCATAAAGAGTGGAAAAGTAATGTTTACGGACAATGTAAATCGTGGTTGGATAATGGTTTACAGCCCCGTGCCGTGACCCGCGATTTGGATTGGGGGGTGCCCGTACCGCTCGATGAAGCGAAAGGAAAGGTGCTCTATGTCTGGTTCGATGCTCCTATCGGATACATTTCTGCAACGAAAGATCTGACTCCGGAATGGGAAAAATATTGGAAGGATCCCGAAACCCGGATGATCCATTTTATCGGGAAAGATAATATTGTATTCCATTGTATTATTTTCCCTGCGATGTTGAAAGCAGAAGGTAGTTATATATTGCCCGATAATGTGCCGGCCAATGAGTTTTTGAATCTGGAAGGAGACAAGATTTCGACTTCCCGGAATTGGGCCGTATGGTTGCATGAATATTTGCGTGACTTCGAAGGCAAACAGGATGTGTTGCGGTATGTATTGACAGCCAATGCTCCCGAAACCAAAGACAACGATTTTACCTGGAAGGATTTTCAAGCCCGGAATAACAGTGAGTTGGTGGCTATTTACGGCAACTTCATCAACCGCGCATTGGTGCTGACGCAGAAATATTTCGGCGGTATAGTGCCTGAGCGCGGAGAACTGGCGGATTATGATAAAGAAGTATTGGCTGAAATTCCTGAGATTATCAGCCGGGTAGAGAAAAATCTGGATAATTTTCACTTCCGGGAAGGACTCAAAGAATGTATGAATCTGGCCCGTTTGGGAAATAAATACCTGGCCGACACGGAACCCTGGAAATTAATCAAGACCGATGAAGCCCGGGTGAAGACTATTTTGAATATCTGTTTACAGATTGCAGGGGACCTGTCTACTTTGACCGAACCGTTTATTCCGTTCAGTGCGTCGAAATTGAGGGATTTCCTGAATATAGCTCCGATCGCCTGGAACCGGATGGGAGATGAGGTGGTGCCGGCAGGGCATCGGCTGAATGAACCGGGATTGTTGTTCGAGAAGATCGAAGATGAGCAGATTCAGCGACAAATCGATAAATTGCTGGCTACTAAAAAGGCCAATGAGATGGCTAATGCACAAGTAAAACCGGTGAAAGAAAATATTTCGTTCGATGATTTTGCTAAACTGGATATACGTGCCGGAAAAATCATTGCTGCCGAAAAGGTGGCGAAGACGAAGAAATTAATGAAGCTGACGATCGATACCGGTATAGATACCCGCACGGTTGTATCCGGAATCGCTGAGTATTATACACCTGAAGAAGTGATCGGGCAGCAAGTGAGTATCCTGGTGAATCTGGAGCCTAAAGCGCTCAAAGGCATCGAGTCGCAGGGTATGATTCTGATGGCTGAAAATGCCGATGGTTCCCTGGCTTTTGTCCGTCCTGACAAAGAGGTGAAGAACGGTTCCGAAATCCGTTAA
- a CDS encoding choice-of-anchor J domain-containing protein: MKKIYILSTIWMAFIVGACDYNDKNFDGLDDIVKPANVVKEKYTLVEADYAAISDNSTNKSIAKKEGTDKALAAVKTDLYLNETVPGPTYLPAFLAAKYFTADEGSSVKVTYSYRENKSELLSAYSSIKSYKAGNKDYRAAHGNAKFVPYLNENTKNKVADLLINGYEEPEEGDVVLVEYRYNAQSNNTLETPQLWENFEDLGTGNLARLKDWGSEKDWFVSSTGGTQWKVTAYNNNQYVQYSAYKTEGECEAWMVTPEMTVGADDKLSFDVCVGNWNADCLTVWISEDFDGKDVKKATWTDITSHFTIPSAPAKGYGSFASAGTFPLAQYGGKKVFVAFKYLGDGVNKKTTTYQIDNVMIGSKIPEGEGLKADVAFDLKVFDGKKWNNADKNVLVLSVQDYKEMGQNQYCFSEKVPAADYLPNYLAKAIAYPVDQENRVVVYRYNNGKEVKNYSDEYTYSAATGRWTLNTRIVDLTQQYVFAGGVWKFDPSMTITLEAVKGNAESAAFYQAIVDYVGKTFGSDYYQTGYTNAEFYYGASSYQNNFSFYPYSWRESNKAGAAAYQHLSDEELTALMFERLPEAVRIGLEAIYSDADVVTGVEVTYTVNFSIYGINGTKDTTVYTVKYVVTGKAEFEYVEDSLKAIG; encoded by the coding sequence ATGAAGAAAATATATATCCTCAGTACAATATGGATGGCTTTCATCGTGGGGGCATGCGATTATAATGATAAGAATTTCGATGGCCTGGATGATATCGTGAAGCCTGCGAATGTGGTAAAAGAGAAATATACCTTGGTTGAAGCGGATTATGCGGCTATCAGTGACAATAGCACGAATAAGAGTATCGCTAAAAAAGAAGGTACCGATAAGGCGTTAGCTGCAGTGAAAACCGATTTGTACCTTAACGAAACGGTTCCCGGCCCGACTTATCTGCCGGCATTTTTGGCGGCTAAGTATTTTACTGCCGATGAAGGTTCGAGTGTGAAAGTAACTTATAGTTACCGGGAAAATAAGTCCGAATTACTTTCAGCCTATTCTTCGATAAAATCCTATAAAGCTGGGAATAAGGATTATCGGGCAGCACACGGAAACGCAAAGTTCGTACCTTACCTCAATGAGAATACAAAAAATAAAGTAGCCGATCTATTGATCAACGGGTATGAAGAGCCCGAAGAGGGAGATGTCGTTTTAGTCGAATATAGATATAATGCACAAAGTAACAATACTTTGGAGACCCCACAACTTTGGGAGAATTTTGAAGATCTCGGGACGGGTAATTTGGCCCGGCTGAAAGATTGGGGATCTGAAAAAGATTGGTTCGTCAGCTCTACAGGAGGCACACAGTGGAAGGTGACTGCTTATAACAACAATCAATACGTACAGTATTCTGCTTATAAGACGGAAGGAGAGTGCGAGGCTTGGATGGTTACGCCGGAAATGACGGTCGGTGCTGACGATAAACTGAGTTTTGATGTTTGTGTCGGAAACTGGAATGCCGATTGTCTTACGGTATGGATTTCGGAAGATTTTGACGGCAAGGACGTAAAAAAGGCAACCTGGACTGATATTACTTCTCATTTTACTATTCCGAGTGCACCCGCAAAAGGATACGGTAGTTTCGCTTCTGCCGGTACTTTTCCCCTGGCACAATACGGTGGTAAAAAGGTGTTCGTTGCTTTTAAATATTTAGGCGACGGAGTGAACAAAAAGACTACGACTTATCAGATCGACAACGTGATGATCGGTTCGAAAATTCCGGAAGGAGAGGGATTGAAAGCAGACGTGGCCTTCGATTTGAAGGTGTTCGACGGAAAGAAATGGAATAATGCGGATAAGAATGTACTTGTTTTGTCGGTACAGGACTATAAAGAAATGGGACAAAACCAGTATTGTTTCTCCGAAAAAGTTCCTGCTGCGGATTATTTGCCGAATTATTTGGCAAAGGCAATCGCTTATCCGGTAGATCAGGAAAACCGTGTGGTGGTTTATCGCTATAACAATGGCAAAGAGGTGAAGAATTATAGCGATGAATATACCTATTCCGCTGCGACTGGCAGATGGACGCTGAATACCCGGATTGTCGACCTCACACAACAGTATGTCTTTGCCGGTGGTGTCTGGAAATTCGATCCGAGTATGACAATCACGCTGGAAGCTGTCAAAGGAAATGCAGAGTCGGCTGCTTTCTATCAGGCTATCGTAGATTATGTCGGAAAGACTTTCGGTTCCGATTACTATCAGACGGGCTATACGAATGCCGAATTTTATTACGGAGCTTCTTCTTATCAGAATAACTTTAGTTTTTATCCTTATTCTTGGAGGGAAAGTAATAAGGCCGGAGCTGCCGCGTATCAGCATCTTTCGGATGAAGAGCTGACTGCACTGATGTTCGAACGTCTGCCGGAAGCGGTTCGGATCGGTTTGGAAGCTATTTACAGTGATGCCGATGTGGTGACGGGCGTCGAAGTGACCTATACCGTCAACTTCTCGATCTATGGGATCAATGGTACGAAAGATACGACGGTGTATACCGTTAAATATGTGGTGACCGGTAAAGCTGAATTCGAATATGTCGAAGATTCTTTGAAAGCAATCGGGTAG